GCACACGATCGACGGTGGCAGCGATGATGCACGAGTAGTCAAAACCTATCTCGCGTGCCCCCGGGGCTATGTGGCTGTTCCAGTCAATCTTGCCGATGCCCATGCCGAGGTGCCATTTGCCCACGGCAGCCGTGGCATAGCCTGCCTGTTGGAACATGCGGGGCATGGTGAACTGCTGGGGCGAGATGAGCAGCGGCGCATCGCCAGGCAGAATCTTCGCCTGTTCGTTCTTCCACGGATACATGCCCGTAAACAGGGCGTAGCGCGATGGTGTGGAGGTGGCCGAGGCGGCATGGCCGTCACTCAGACAGACACCCTCAGTGGCCAGGCGGTCGATGTTGGGTGTGTGGATGGTAGTGTTGCCATAGGCACTCACGTCGCCCCATCCCAGGTCGTCGGCCACGATGACGATGACGTTAGGTTTCTCCTGCTGTGCCAGTGCGGGCACTGCTGCCGCGAGTGTCGCCAGCACCGTTGTGGTGTTCTTTCTCATAGGCTTATTCTGTAGATGACGAATGCGTTGCCGGGCAGGGTAATCTTATCACCCTTGCTGACAGTAGTTGTCGTAGTGACTGTGCTGACAGCATCGGGAGTCAGCGGCGTCACCCGCTGGTCGGGTGTGGCAGTGAGGGTCAGAACTTCCGTCTGGCGATTCTTGAAGTTCTTGTCGGTTTTCAGTTCAAACGCCTGAGGCTGTTCGCTCAGATTGATGATCTTCACCACCATCTGCTTGCGCTGCAGGTCGCGACCTGCGGTGACGAAGAGCGTCTGCTCGCCCTCACTGTTGGCCACGTCGAATACCTGGTCCACGGGGTTGTCACGCAGCATCTTGCACAGATAGTAATTGAACGTGCGGGCGCTCACCGTGCTGCTGTTGAGTATTAGCGGCTGCATGTCGTTGTGGTCTATGGATTCCCAGTTGCGCATCAGTGGGCGGTCGGCCATGATGGGGTTCATGTTGCCGTTGCGCTCCAGTCCCATCTTGAAAATGCCCTCGGCCAGGATGCTGCCCGGGTAGCGGCCCGACGGTCCGCCCACGCCATTGCTCTGTATGCCCAGCTCACCGACGAAGATGTCAATGCCGCGCCGCTTGTATACATCGTACTTATGGAAATTTTTTACGGCCCATGGAATGTCCTTGTAGTAGTGCTCGTCATAGATTTCCACCTCGCTCCTGTCTATGAACTCATCCATGAAGCGCTCTTTCTCGCCATCGGTGCCCAGCGGGCTGTTGGCGATGAAGCGCAGCTGTGGATAGCGCTGCTTCACTGCCGAGTAGATCTGGTGGTACTTCTCGTAATAGACAGGACCGAAGTCCTCGTTGCCTATCTCGACATACTTCAGCGGGAAGGGTTCGGGATGTCCGTTCTTGGCGCGCTCGGCTCCCCATCGGCTGTCGACAGGCCCTATGGCATATTCGATGGCGTCGAGCAGGTCGTTGATATAATAGTTCACGTCGGTCTCCTTGTGGAAGAAATGATGCTGGTCGTCGCGGTGCACCCATTCCGTGCAGGCCATGCCCGTCGGGGTAACATACATGGCATCGCAGCCCATGTATTCGCACAGCTCGTAGAACTCATGGTAGCCCAGTCCGTCGGTACGGTAGTGAGGCTCCCACTTGCACCACTGTCCAGGCCTCTGGGTTATGTCGCCGATGGTCTTCTTCCAGTGGTACATCGTCTCCTCGTTAACGCCATGGACGATGCAGCCGCCAGGGAAGCGCAGGAAGTGGGGACGGTAGTCGATGAGGTTCTGCAGCACGTCGGCACGGAACACTGAGCGTCCGCCGTCGTAGGTGTCCGACGGGAACATCGACACCATGTCTAACTGGAAGCGTCCGCGCTGCGAGGGAACGATGGTGAGCATGCCGGCAGCAATGTTCTTTGTCGGCACGAGTTCACACTCGTATTTCGTCCATTGGCCCTTCCCGATGGTGAACGACTTAGCTTCCGACACGGCCCGTCCCTCCTCGTCGGAGAGTCGGAAGGCGACGGTACCCTCGTAGCTCTCGGTACGGGCATAGAACGACAGGCGGCAGGCCACGCCCTGCTTGAAAGCCATGCCGTTGTAGCCCCGGTTGTGGATGGCGGCACGCCCCAGGTCGTTACTGATGACGTTGACAGCCATCGAGTGCGGGTTCTGGTCGTTCAGCGGGTGTCGGTCGGTGCAGGTGATGCGTATGGGACTGTTGGACAGCGGTGTGGTAACCCATCCCACCAGCGGGTCTATCTGATAGACGCGCTTGTTGGGGTGCCCAGGATTGGGCACGTCCTTATACTGTCCGTTCTCGATGACAAGTCCTCCGGGGAGGTTGGCTTCCTCGAAACCACGGTTGCGTACCATCTCGGCATAGAGTCCGCCCTCGCCGATATTTCCTATCTCTTCGTAGTGCCAGCCATAGATCATGCGCGACACCTTCTTTGCCTTTGCCGTGGTGATGGTCACACTATGGTTCTGGGCCTGGATGCTAGTGGCCATCAGTGCTGTCAGCACTACGGCGGTAAAACATTTGTTTGTCTTCATATCATTTTTTTTTCGTTACTCTCTTATAGTCGATGGCGAAGCGTCCCTTCCTGAACTTCATAGGCACCACGCCCGGTCGGCATGTCTGTTTGTACTCCTTGGCCTGAGCGCCCCGTGGATTGAAGAAGATGGTGGCCCACCACTGCCCCTGCTTGTCGCGGAACAGGTTGTTGTGCCCGCCGCCGGTGATGGCGTTATAGCGGGGCCCGTATGGACCATAGATATTGTCGGCCGATGCGATGATGCAGTCGTAGCTGTAGCGGGTGCGGTTGTCATCTACTGCGGGGCAGTAGGTGGCCGTCCCGTCGTCGAGACGGTGCGACCATATAGCCTGCACCAGGTGATAGCGTCCCCCTTCCTTGCAGATGAAGGCCCCTTCGATGTATGGTTCAGGATGATAGGCTATCTCCTGCATCCTGCGCAGCGGTTCGTCCAGCCCCGACATGTCGGCTTTCATCCTGGCTATATAGTGGTTGTGGCCTATGAAATAGACCGTTCCGTCTTCATCTTCAAACAGCGAGCCGTCGATATTGTCGAACAGCGGTTCCTCCTCGTTGGCCTCGATGTTCACGTAGGGACCCTCGGGGCCGCCCGTCGTGCTCCTGAGCACAAACGAGCCCTTGCCGCCCGTCTTCGAATTGTTCATGCAGGCCACGATGAACCAGCACTTCTGACTTTTCAGGTAGTGCAGCTCGGGTGCCCACACAGCTCGGAAGCGGTTGTCCATCACGTCGCCGTTGAGCGAGCGCTTAGGGTAGCGTTCGTCCTCCCCAAACACCTTGGCTTCACGCTGCCAGGTGCCGTCGTCGTCGAGCGACCACACGCGGCCCAACGGTGTCCACTCCTTCATGTCCTTAGAGCGGAACACGTAGATGCCGTCGTTCCAGTCCCAGCAGTGCGTCTGACCGGGAAATACCCTTGTGGGGTCGGCAGTCGTGCCCGTCATGTAGTAGTAGCCGTCGGGGCCCAGCGTCATCCATGTGTCGCGCATCCAGTAGTCCATCACGGGCTCCGTGGCTAGTGGCAGGCGCGTATGGCGGTCGGCGGTGCGTGCCTGTCCGTAGGGGGCGTCGCCGATGGTCGGTGCCGAGGCCGCAGGCCATGCCATGAGCATGGCGGCCAGCATGCCAGTCTTGAAGAATAGCGTTGTCTTTTTGCTTGTCATTTTGTAATGTTTTTTTTCCCGTCAACGATGAATACCCCTTTTCTTTTCGCCGTACGCTGCCCTGCCAGATTGTAGGTCAGTGCCCTCTTGTGCCAGGTGGGGACAGTCATCACGCTCTCCACCTTCGTGGCATCGCCGACGACCACGCTGCCCTTGGCCGAACCACCGTCGGCAGCATAGGCAGTGATGGTAACTGCCCCTTCGGCATGGCGGGTGATGATGCCGTTGTCATCGACTGACAGCACGTCGGGGTTGCTGCTCACCCAGCTTAGCATCGTATTAGTGGCATCGGCAGGCAGGATGGTGGCCTTCAGCTGCTGGCTTTTGCCTACAGTGCACCCCGTCTCGGCTATGCTGATGCTTTCCACCCTGATACCCCCTGTCTGGTAGCAGAGTATGTTGTTGAAGTGAGCGGCCAGGCCCTTCGTTGCCAGTGCGGGCACCGACGGCTGCCAGTTGCCCTGTACCGTGGCCATGAGCTGGCCGTCAACCATGATCCTCACGCCGTCGCGCTCACGCCGTGCCCTCAGGTGATAGCCCGCCGCCATGTCTTCATGAACATAGATGCAGAACGGACGTGCATGCGTTCCCGACTTGGGCGTCAGGTAAAGTCTTACTGCCGAGGTCTTCACCGGTGCAAACGTGTAGGTGTTCATCACGCCCAGCTTCGGCTCGCCCTGCAGCGTTGCCTCCACTTGCTTCCACGAACTGCCTTCCCTTGCCATCACAAGCACTTTCGTGGGCAAGTCGAATGTCTGGTTCAGATAGGGATAGGGTCCTTCCAGCCACAGCACGTCGATGCCCGACACCTCCGTCTCGTTGCGCAGCTCGTAGATGTACGAGTTGGTGGGATAAGTCGATGATGGCGTGAACGAATACTGCCGCATGGTCTTATGGTTCAATGGAACCGTCTGCTGGCTGGTCACGATGCCCTGTTCGCACGATGTGATGTCCAGTGCCTTCTTGCCGTAATTGATGGTGGCACGCACATAGTTCTGTCCATCGGCATAGACAGGATAGAAACCTGCCTCGCCTGCCGTAGCCAGGCCGTCGGTAGTCATATAGGCAGAGAACTCATAGTTCCATGCTGGGTCGCCCTTCAGTGCGAGGGCCTCGACAGCTTCCGTCGACTGCTGCGACAGTCCGCCATCATCCACTGTCCACGTGCCACCCTGGGGCGTCCACCCCAGCACATGACTGTTCCATTCGTCCCAGCCCACGGTATATTGTATGGCATCAAAACTCACCGTCGGCGACGAAGCCACCAGTCCCACTGTTCCTGCGCCGCTGTGTCCTATCACGGCATCGCCGCCAATGGTCAGGTTGAACTCGTCGAGCATCACGTGAAGCCGGTCCACGTTCTTATATATGGTCAGTGTGTGCCATGGCTCGGCATAGCCGGCCACCAACGGGTGGTCTTCCAGGAAGCGGAACTTGGCGGGCAGGGGCTTCTCAGCCGTGGTGACTGTTCCATCTATGCTGTTGGTCAGTCGCCACTTGCCTTCACGTCCTATCTCCACGCGCACCCAGTTCTGTTCATCCTTATAGTAGGCATAGGCACCGCCCCAGTCGTTGCTGCCCTGCAGTCGCAGAGGCACTTCGAAGCGGTAGTTGGCCTCGGCGGGTTTTCGCAGCAGCAGCTCGCCGCCCGTGGCAGCCGTTGGTGCCATCACCTTCTCGGCAACTTTCCATTCCGATCCGCCCAGGAAACGGAACGGATAGTACAGCGCATAGTCGAGATAGTTGATAATGGTGGGCTGTGCCGGTGCAGGATGGTAGCCTGCCGACCCTTTCACTGTTGCCTCCACCACGGGTTCCTGGCCGTAGAAGTGTATGCGGTCGATACTCTGTTTCTGCTGCCCTTCGATATAAGACTTGTAAACCATCCACCGCTCAAAGCCGTTGGGGCCGGCAGTGAAGTTGGGCTGTGCCGGACCGATCATCACGGGATACATATCCTCGTCGCCCGTGTCGTAGAAGCCGAAGTCGATGAGCTGCTGGCTGGTATTCGATGTGTTGGAGCTCACTCCTGCCACTGCCACGATATTCTCTCCTGGCTTCAGCCACGACGGGTCTATCATACGTACGGAATAGGTATTGTTGGATGATGTCACCTTGAAGTCGTGACCGTTGATATAGAAGGTCGCCGTACCGTTCACCCAAAGTTTCATGCCCATGTGCGAGGGCACCTCATCGAGTGTGAACGTGCGCCGTATGTAGATATTGGTGGTCTTCCAGAAAGTCTTGCGGGCACGCACCCTGGCATTGGTCATCGTCGTTCCGGAAAACAAATCAAACTCCTGATAGCCGAAACCGCCCTGACCTTGCTTCCATGACGAGTCGTCATAGTCGGCGGATGTCCAGCTGCCCGAAGGCTGGCTCATGGTGTACCGTGCATCCCAACCGCCATGCTCGGCCGTAGGGGCGATGGGCTTATAGTCAATGAGCTGCTGTTCGGTGTTGCGGGTGATCACCGGATGTGGCAGCTTCTTCGAGTTGTTGAAGTTCATGGGCTGGTCGCTGATGGCGCACCCCACCTGGTACATGCCCGAGCGTGGTCCCATGCGGTTCACAGCATAGAATATATAGTATTTGTCATGGTAGCGCGCTAACTCCGGACCCTCGAAGTTGATATGATTCAGGCTGGTGGGGTGTCCGCGCTGGTGAGTCATCTGCACTCTGCCCTCGGTGATGTCCCAGCGCGAGAAAGGCGAGTTCATGCGGAAAGCCCACACCTCAGGCCCGTCAATATTGCTGGCAGCACGTGTCATGGGATGCGGGTCGGTAGGGTTGCGCTTCTTCACCCAGTATATCTCACCGTCTTCGTCCTGGAATACCTGCACATCAATGCCGTAGTCGTCGAAGGGCTCCGTCAGCGTCTGCTCTTTATAGTTGCCCTGCGGTTCGTCGCAGTAGCAATGGCCAATGCCGTTGAAGTAGCTGTGCCATACACCATTACGGTAGATCAGGTCGCCCGCCTGCACCTGTTTATAAGTATTTGCCTGCGTCCACTGCGGGTCGTTCAGCCATGTGGCACCGTCGGTGGTTACCGCTTTCACAGGATTGGACCACGACACCATGTCCTTTGATCTGGAGATGGTGCCCTTCGTCTCTTCACCCATGATATAGAAATAGCCACGATGACGTTCTACGCAGCCGTCACGCATGTTATGCACGGGATTGACAAAGCCCTGCTGGGCCGTCGCGGTCAGTATTGTCATGCCAGCCGCGACCACTGGCCAGATAATTGTTCGCAAGTTCATGGTGCTGATCCTTTTTAAAATACATTTCGCTTGCAAAGTTAGGATAATGATACCCTATACACAGGGTAAAAATGTTCTTAATACAGGGAATAATGTTAGGGAGTGGACAGAAACGCTACTTTTCGCCTATATCTTCATTTTTTTTCGCCTGTTGCTGGGCCACGAACTCGCGTGGAAGCTGTCCCGTCGACTTCTTGAAACACTTGGCAAAGTAGTTGGGGTCTGAGAATCCCGTGGCATAGGCAGTGTCGGTGGGCGTATGTCCTGCAAGGAGCATTTCCTTCGCCTTCCTGACACGCGTCTCACGGATATATTCGCCAATAGACATATTGATCAGACTCTTCAGCTTCACATGCAGCTTCGTACGGCTCACGCCCACCCCCATGCACACATCGTTCACACAGAAGTCGCTGTTACCGATATTCTCCTCAACGATACTGCGTATATCGCGCAGCAGCTTCTCGTCATAGCGGTTGTTGGCCATCACGCTGATGTCGAGTGTCGACGACTCGTTGAACAGTCGGCGGTTGTTGTCGCGCGTCTTCAGGGTGTTCTTCACCTGCAGCAGTAGGACGGCGGGGTCGAAAGGCTTCTCTATGTAGGCATCGGCCCCCAGCTCATAGCCTTCGCGTGTGGCCAGGGTGCCGCCCTTGGCCGTCAGCAGTATGACGGGGATGTGGGCCGTCAGTATATCGCTTTTTACGGCACGGCACAACTCTGTACCGCTGAGACGAGGCATCATCACATCACTGACGATGATATCCGGCAGATGAGCGGCCCTGATCTGGTCGAGAGCCTGCTGCCCGTCGTTGGCTGTGAACAACTGAAATTCCCCTTCAAAGATGCTGGTCAGGAACCGCAGCATGTCAGCGTTGTCCTCGACCAGGAGCACTGTGCTGAGTCCCTCATCAGTGTGCTGAGGCTCTACCTCGTCACCAGCCGTCGCTACCACAGTTTTCTCGTCATCAGCATTCTTCAGGGCTGAGGCAGCAGGTTGCATCTGTAACGTAGCGGTGAATACGGACCCTCGTCCAGGTTTCGATTCCACGTTTATCATACCTCCATGGGCTTCAACCAGACCTTTGGTTACGGCCAGGCCGACGCCCCATCCCTGTGACTTGTTGCCGTCGGCATTGGCCTGGTAGAATTTCTCGAAAATATGTGTCACGGTTTCCTCGTCCATACCTATGCCAGTATCGCTGACAGTGATACATAATTCGCCATGAGGACTCAGTGTGGCAGACAGCTCTACAGTACCGCCCTGTGGTGTGAACTTGAAGGCATTGGACAGCAGGTTGGCTACGATTTTCTCTACTGCCTCTGGCGAATAGGAACCTTCTGCCTCCCAATCCTCTATCTCAATGTTGTAAACCATATTTTTTTCGTCGGCCAGGGGTTGGAAACGGCCCGACACATCGTTGACAAGGGCAAGAGGATTGCCATACACCATCTTCAGCTGCTGATGGATGTCGCGCATGCCTCCTGCCTCAACCAGCTCGTCGAGCAGCGACTGCATGGTGCCGGCGCCTTTCAGAATGGTTTCAATGTTTTCCTTTGACTTGCCGCTTTTCACTTCATGGAGCAGTTTGCGTGCAGGGGCAATAATGAGCGAGAGGGGCGTCTTGAATTCGTGCGAGATATCAGTGAAGAAAGCCTGCTTCATCTGATCCAGCTTTTCCAGTTTTTCCTTTTCGATACGCATCTCATAGGCCATGCGCTTTTCATGCTGTCGGCGGCGATAGTGTCGGAAGAGCCACCAGAGAAAGGCACCGAGGAGGAGGGCGTATGCCGTGTAAGCCCACCATGTGGCATAGAACGGCGGACGAATGATGATGGTAATAGAGCGTATGTTACTATCAGAGAAGACGCCGCGTGTAGAAGAGGCGCGAACAGAAAAGACATAACGCCCCGAGGAGAGGTGCGAATAGTATAGCTTACGTTGTGTGCCTACATATTGCCATCCGCTGCCCAGACCTTCCATTTTCACTTCATAGACAATCCCTTGTGTATGAGCAGGCTGTATGGCAGCGAAGGCAATGCCGATGGTGGCGGCCTCGTCGTGACTGAGCGTGATGCCATCGAGTGCATCTATGTCGCATTCCTTGTCTGCGGACAGTGTCAGTGGCAGCAACTGTACTGGTGGAAAGGTAGGCTCTGATATCACCTGCTCTGGCCGGAAGGACACAAGTCCGTCGACCGTTCCGAACCAGAGTGTGCCCTGCGAGTCACATCGTGCGGAAGTGTAGTTGAAATGGCCTGTAGGCAAATCGACGCCTCCACTGAGCATGGTTGCCGTCATACTTTCAGGGTCGAGCCGATAGATGCTTTTCCCAGCCGTTATCCACAGGCTCCCGTCAGCCGACTCGGCCAGGCCGTAGATGCAAAGCTCGGTCAGCACGCCGCTGCGTATCATGGACTCAAAGTCAGCGTTCTCCTTTTTGAGAAAGAGTCCGCCGTTGTTGGTACCTACCCAGAGCTGTCCGCTACGTGTGACGAGAAGTGTGGTGATGTAGTCGTCGGTGATCTGTCCTGGGGCAGATCCTGCCTTGTAGTGGTGGGTTGTGCCTGTCGCCTTGTCGTAGCTGATAAGTCCGTTGTATCGGGTACCAACCCATACGATGCCGTCCTTGTCGCTTTCAAGGTGGAAGACAAAGGCATGGTCAAGGGGCTGTTTGTGTATAGGTTCTATTTGTTGCGATGCGTTATCGTAATGATAGAGTCCGTTGGTGGTCCCTATCCACAGGTCGCTGTCGCAATCGGTGCAGAGGGCAAAGATGTTGTTATCTGCCAGTGGTGAGTTGTGCCTGTCGTAGGTATAGGCATCATGGG
The sequence above is a segment of the Prevotella sp. E9-3 genome. Coding sequences within it:
- a CDS encoding alpha-L-arabinofuranosidase C-terminal domain-containing protein; translated protein: MKTNKCFTAVVLTALMATSIQAQNHSVTITTAKAKKVSRMIYGWHYEEIGNIGEGGLYAEMVRNRGFEEANLPGGLVIENGQYKDVPNPGHPNKRVYQIDPLVGWVTTPLSNSPIRITCTDRHPLNDQNPHSMAVNVISNDLGRAAIHNRGYNGMAFKQGVACRLSFYARTESYEGTVAFRLSDEEGRAVSEAKSFTIGKGQWTKYECELVPTKNIAAGMLTIVPSQRGRFQLDMVSMFPSDTYDGGRSVFRADVLQNLIDYRPHFLRFPGGCIVHGVNEETMYHWKKTIGDITQRPGQWCKWEPHYRTDGLGYHEFYELCEYMGCDAMYVTPTGMACTEWVHRDDQHHFFHKETDVNYYINDLLDAIEYAIGPVDSRWGAERAKNGHPEPFPLKYVEIGNEDFGPVYYEKYHQIYSAVKQRYPQLRFIANSPLGTDGEKERFMDEFIDRSEVEIYDEHYYKDIPWAVKNFHKYDVYKRRGIDIFVGELGIQSNGVGGPSGRYPGSILAEGIFKMGLERNGNMNPIMADRPLMRNWESIDHNDMQPLILNSSTVSARTFNYYLCKMLRDNPVDQVFDVANSEGEQTLFVTAGRDLQRKQMVVKIINLSEQPQAFELKTDKNFKNRQTEVLTLTATPDQRVTPLTPDAVSTVTTTTTVSKGDKITLPGNAFVIYRISL
- a CDS encoding family 43 glycosylhydrolase, yielding MTSKKTTLFFKTGMLAAMLMAWPAASAPTIGDAPYGQARTADRHTRLPLATEPVMDYWMRDTWMTLGPDGYYYMTGTTADPTRVFPGQTHCWDWNDGIYVFRSKDMKEWTPLGRVWSLDDDGTWQREAKVFGEDERYPKRSLNGDVMDNRFRAVWAPELHYLKSQKCWFIVACMNNSKTGGKGSFVLRSTTGGPEGPYVNIEANEEEPLFDNIDGSLFEDEDGTVYFIGHNHYIARMKADMSGLDEPLRRMQEIAYHPEPYIEGAFICKEGGRYHLVQAIWSHRLDDGTATYCPAVDDNRTRYSYDCIIASADNIYGPYGPRYNAITGGGHNNLFRDKQGQWWATIFFNPRGAQAKEYKQTCRPGVVPMKFRKGRFAIDYKRVTKKK
- a CDS encoding family 43 glycosylhydrolase yields the protein MTILTATAQQGFVNPVHNMRDGCVERHRGYFYIMGEETKGTISRSKDMVSWSNPVKAVTTDGATWLNDPQWTQANTYKQVQAGDLIYRNGVWHSYFNGIGHCYCDEPQGNYKEQTLTEPFDDYGIDVQVFQDEDGEIYWVKKRNPTDPHPMTRAASNIDGPEVWAFRMNSPFSRWDITEGRVQMTHQRGHPTSLNHINFEGPELARYHDKYYIFYAVNRMGPRSGMYQVGCAISDQPMNFNNSKKLPHPVITRNTEQQLIDYKPIAPTAEHGGWDARYTMSQPSGSWTSADYDDSSWKQGQGGFGYQEFDLFSGTTMTNARVRARKTFWKTTNIYIRRTFTLDEVPSHMGMKLWVNGTATFYINGHDFKVTSSNNTYSVRMIDPSWLKPGENIVAVAGVSSNTSNTSQQLIDFGFYDTGDEDMYPVMIGPAQPNFTAGPNGFERWMVYKSYIEGQQKQSIDRIHFYGQEPVVEATVKGSAGYHPAPAQPTIINYLDYALYYPFRFLGGSEWKVAEKVMAPTAATGGELLLRKPAEANYRFEVPLRLQGSNDWGGAYAYYKDEQNWVRVEIGREGKWRLTNSIDGTVTTAEKPLPAKFRFLEDHPLVAGYAEPWHTLTIYKNVDRLHVMLDEFNLTIGGDAVIGHSGAGTVGLVASSPTVSFDAIQYTVGWDEWNSHVLGWTPQGGTWTVDDGGLSQQSTEAVEALALKGDPAWNYEFSAYMTTDGLATAGEAGFYPVYADGQNYVRATINYGKKALDITSCEQGIVTSQQTVPLNHKTMRQYSFTPSSTYPTNSYIYELRNETEVSGIDVLWLEGPYPYLNQTFDLPTKVLVMAREGSSWKQVEATLQGEPKLGVMNTYTFAPVKTSAVRLYLTPKSGTHARPFCIYVHEDMAAGYHLRARRERDGVRIMVDGQLMATVQGNWQPSVPALATKGLAAHFNNILCYQTGGIRVESISIAETGCTVGKSQQLKATILPADATNTMLSWVSSNPDVLSVDDNGIITRHAEGAVTITAYAADGGSAKGSVVVGDATKVESVMTVPTWHKRALTYNLAGQRTAKRKGVFIVDGKKNITK
- a CDS encoding two-component regulator propeller domain-containing protein, which codes for MRIILLLLTFVTLNIGAQPTVQHTYNPPIQFTRLTTGNGLLQSHITCILQDHRGLIWLGTRNGLYRYNGYDFQPFLRSINDSTSLPDNFIRSLCQDRQGRIWIGTDKGVCRYRTESNDFLRYGGMTGQVHSIVQHADGNIYCSSGILYVIDTSRQQLVAVTMPDGQTVIKGTNVLAADRNALLWVGGRQGLHAYRPQGKSRLTEVSLRNAEERLEKDFITALYCDDHDHIWAGKNGRDLISYDQATGAVSHYETGTPMTNNVVRAIDADRQGRIWVGTERGLVIISPDGHTEALRQDYANPFSLSDNAVYSILCDNDDNVWIGTYFGGVNLYSSASARIKYYAPGNQPGQLGGKAVRQMAEEPPQRLWIATEDGGLNLLDRTSDKISRVNISGMSSDNIHSLIIDNHRNLWIGTFMGGLTRYNLDTHDAYTYDRHNSPLADNNIFALCTDCDSDLWIGTTNGLYHYDNASQQIEPIHKQPLDHAFVFHLESDKDGIVWVGTRYNGLISYDKATGTTHHYKAGSAPGQITDDYITTLLVTRSGQLWVGTNNGGLFLKKENADFESMIRSGVLTELCIYGLAESADGSLWITAGKSIYRLDPESMTATMLSGGVDLPTGHFNYTSARCDSQGTLWFGTVDGLVSFRPEQVISEPTFPPVQLLPLTLSADKECDIDALDGITLSHDEAATIGIAFAAIQPAHTQGIVYEVKMEGLGSGWQYVGTQRKLYYSHLSSGRYVFSVRASSTRGVFSDSNIRSITIIIRPPFYATWWAYTAYALLLGAFLWWLFRHYRRRQHEKRMAYEMRIEKEKLEKLDQMKQAFFTDISHEFKTPLSLIIAPARKLLHEVKSGKSKENIETILKGAGTMQSLLDELVEAGGMRDIHQQLKMVYGNPLALVNDVSGRFQPLADEKNMVYNIEIEDWEAEGSYSPEAVEKIVANLLSNAFKFTPQGGTVELSATLSPHGELCITVSDTGIGMDEETVTHIFEKFYQANADGNKSQGWGVGLAVTKGLVEAHGGMINVESKPGRGSVFTATLQMQPAASALKNADDEKTVVATAGDEVEPQHTDEGLSTVLLVEDNADMLRFLTSIFEGEFQLFTANDGQQALDQIRAAHLPDIIVSDVMMPRLSGTELCRAVKSDILTAHIPVILLTAKGGTLATREGYELGADAYIEKPFDPAVLLLQVKNTLKTRDNNRRLFNESSTLDISVMANNRYDEKLLRDIRSIVEENIGNSDFCVNDVCMGVGVSRTKLHVKLKSLINMSIGEYIRETRVRKAKEMLLAGHTPTDTAYATGFSDPNYFAKCFKKSTGQLPREFVAQQQAKKNEDIGEK